A DNA window from Mastacembelus armatus chromosome 11, fMasArm1.2, whole genome shotgun sequence contains the following coding sequences:
- the cfap69 gene encoding cilia- and flagella-associated protein 69 isoform X2 has translation MDSDKLMYRRKQNIHKNQHIHEGSVRSVELSKVIRLLEDSLTANLKERHLFVLKKLLKRSQSGFLLKDLKGLAKILNICADKGKDHPEYVSILCEALQICRLPFLKEKTSDELNYARDVIEFLSHMGCLMRVPDAEVRQQIVECVKSFYNSVVPQQLIEGLQATSPGYRLQLLEQSDLAQTLLLSMGALENQPAVKLQLLQTLQILSSYSEMNCALILNARGAETICLHMNEPDPSGQFLFRSSEILWNLLEKGSKEEVTAQLSSIDCVVSLKEAFFYQLLKGFGHSDLQLRNDLLVITTLIAENPNSLLIESLFAKQLMSFITFPELRNHNPLVRNLKLSYNNEDLKMKKLLLNLLVLMSRDFAALQLYKEEQVMLALLTLVKPPAALPQRRSGARHWSSIQQEALQLQALATLSTIAPLMLDDYISCQGNACLLLLLDWCVGQDAFFGQGHSFHGTGGRGSKKAHMRHCIRVLRSVTSVGEEIINQDLCDQGTINQLLGILIQMEKGPDEDDVVTLEIKSDIQLILSALCETDMHRKELFGSEGVEMAIHFLRKGSDRFYSGLGHNKLILSTVDCVWACIVGCYTTEDYFLAKEGAFLLLNLLTSSPRCVHSIVLATLLELCDNPNTLSHILSWRDDAGQTAPRVLLQLWREEEENLGVGRNQHGGIADPQRPLISHHQQEHSQLSFPANTPSPAVLEISENLRSKIYSIFCKLGFQDLPGLSTKDYVTLSIVRRYLDFKVCEVWEEIRRELSLDGVRPVSPDGEALSSICKIAEDTARRVTAEQFSILEQQKKEDIIEEKLMYTEIKSHWKQRELTAKSWESYVSKTSNYEIMKEVKAQREKNIESSRTKSKDAALRPKEHFIGHVMSVENTDAQGPAGVKLALVRAPIKPTGQEEVAPTTQDPEYFSTVSVRDSTDTLV, from the exons ATGGATTCAGACAAACTTATGTACAGGAGAAAGCAGAACATTCACAAGAACCAGCATATTCATGAG GGCAGTGTTAGAAGTGTTGAACTCAGCAAGGTGATTCGTCTTCTTGAAGATTCATTGACG GCTAACTTGAAGGAGCGACACCTTTTTGTCCTGAAGAAACTATTGAAGAGAAGCCAAAGTGGTTTT TTGCTGAAAGATCTGAAAGGCCTAGCCAAAATACTCAACATCTGTGCTGACAAAGGAAAAGATCACCCTGAATATGTGTCCATTTTGTGTGAGGCACTACAAATTTGTag GCTTCCCTTCCTGAAGGAGAAAACATCGGATGAGCTGAACTATGCTCGAGATGTCATAGAATTTCTTTCTCACATGG GGTGTCTCATGAGGGTTCCAGACGCTGAAGTGAGACAGCAGATAGTTGAATGTGTGAAATCATTTTACAACTCTGTGGTTCCACAACAGCTGATAGAAG GTCTCCAGGCGACGTCTCCAGGCtacaggctgcagctgctggagcaAAGTGACCTGGCTCAGACGCTGCTCCTCTCCATGGGTGCCCTGGAGAACCAGCCAGCTGTCAAGCTGCAGCTCCTGCAGACACTTCAGATCCTCTCCAGCTACTCTG AAATGAACTGCGCTTTAATCCTGAATGCACGAGGAGCAGAGACGATCTGTCTTCACATGAACGAACCAGACCCATCTGGCCAGTTCCTGTTCCGCTCCTCTGAAATCCTCTGGAACCTGCTGGAGAAAGGCAGCAAGGAGGAGGTCACTGCTCAGCTCAGCAGCATCgattgtgttgt ATCTCTGAAAGAAGCATTTTTTTACCAGCTGTTAAAAGGTTTCGGACATTCTGACCTCCAACTCAGAAATGATCTGCTTGTGATCACAACACTCATTGCTGAAAATCCTAACTCTCTGCTCATT GAGAGCTTGTTTGCCAAGCAGCTCATGAGTTTCATCACATTTCCAGAGT TGAGAAATCACAACCCTCTGGTCCGCAATCTCAAGCTGAGCTACAACAACGAAGATTTGAAAATGAAGAAGTTGCTGTTGAATCTGTTGGTTTTAATGTCCAGGGATTTTGCTGCCCTGCAG CTTTATAAAGAAGAACAAGTTATGCTGGCCCTGCTGACACTCGTGAAGCCCCCTGCTGCCTTACCTCAGCGCCGGTCAGGTGCACGTCACTGGTCCTCCATCCAGCAGGAAGCGCTGCAGCTTCAGGCACTGGCCACCCTCTCCACCATCGCTCCACTCATGTTGGATGACTACATATCATGTCAGGGAAATGCATGTCTGCTGCTCTTGCTGGACTGGTGCGTTGGGCAAG ATGCTTTCTTTGGCCAGGGTCACAGTTTCCATGGCACTGGAGGAAGAGGCAGCAAGAAAGCTCACATGCGCCACTGCATCAGAGTACTCAGGTCTGTGACATCTGTAGGTGAAGAAATAATCAACCAGGACCTTTGTGATCAAGGAACCATCAACCAGCTTCTGG ggATTTTGATACAGATGGAAAAAGGTCCTGATGAAGATGATGTAGTTACTTTGGAGATAAAGTCAGATATTCAACTGATCCTTTCAGCACTGTGTGAGACTGACATGCACAGAAAG GAGCTGTTTGGGTCAGAGGGAGTTGAGATGGCCATTCACTTCCTCAGAAAAGGCTCTGACAGGTTCTACAGTGGCCTGGGACACAACAAGCTCATCCTCTCCACAGTTGACTGTGTCTG GGCTTGTATTGTGGGCTGCTACACTACAGAAGATTACTTTTTGGCCAAAGAGGGAGCATTTCTTCTGCTTAACTTACTGACT TCAAGCCCCAGATGTGTGCACAGCATTGTCCTTGCCACTCTGCTGGAATTATGTGACAACCCAAACACTCTGTCTCACATCCTGAGCTGGAGGGATGATGCTGGCCAGACAGCTCCCAGagtcctgctgcagctgtggagagaggaggaggaaaaccTGGGAGTCGGCCGCAACCAGCACGGAGGGATTGCAG ATCCCCAGAGGCCCCTAATCAGTCATCACCAGCAGGAGCACAGTCAGCTGTCATTTCCTGCCAACACACCAAGTCCAGCAGTGCTGGAGATCTCAGAGAACCTACGGTCAAAGATTTACTCCATCTTCTGCAAGCTTG GTTTTCAGGACCTTCCTGGATTGTCAACAAAAGATTATGTGACTTTGAGCATTGTAAGGAGGTACCTGGACTTCAAG GTCTGTGAGGTATGGGAAGAGATCAGAAGGGAATTGAGTCTGGATGGTGTGAGGCCCGTCAGTCCTGATGGGGAGGCTCTGAGCAGCATCTGTAAGATTGCAGAGGACACTGCGAGGAGGGTCACAGCAGAACAGTTCAGCATCCTGGAGCAACAGAAGAAGGAGGACATCATTGAAGAGAAGCTCATGTATACAGAG ATAAAATCTCACTGGAAGCAACGGGAGCTCACAGCAAAGTCATGGGAAAGTTACGTTTCCAAGACTTCAAATTATGAAATCATGAAG GAAGTAAAagcacagagggagaaaaacatTGAATCATCCAGAACCAAATCAAAAGATGCTGCACTCCGTCCTAAAGAG CATTTCATTGGACATGTCATGTCTGTAGAGAACACCGATGCTCAGGGTCCTGCAGGAGTGAAGCTGGCACTGGTCCGAGCTCCGATCAAGCCTACAGGTCAGGAGGAAGTGGCACCAACAACACAAGACCCAGAATATTTTAGCACCGTGTCTGTCAGAGACTCCACAGATACACTGGTTTAA
- the cfap69 gene encoding cilia- and flagella-associated protein 69 isoform X1: MVPSALMEIDLQRKHRVKHCPQGTNLPRHRCICQHFNCSEKTSVILMMLCSITSPTSLGFIYERTLCLNFLNYFKLLKDLKGLAKILNICADKGKDHPEYVSILCEALQICRLPFLKEKTSDELNYARDVIEFLSHMGCLMRVPDAEVRQQIVECVKSFYNSVVPQQLIEGLQATSPGYRLQLLEQSDLAQTLLLSMGALENQPAVKLQLLQTLQILSSYSEMNCALILNARGAETICLHMNEPDPSGQFLFRSSEILWNLLEKGSKEEVTAQLSSIDCVVSLKEAFFYQLLKGFGHSDLQLRNDLLVITTLIAENPNSLLIESLFAKQLMSFITFPELRNHNPLVRNLKLSYNNEDLKMKKLLLNLLVLMSRDFAALQLYKEEQVMLALLTLVKPPAALPQRRSGARHWSSIQQEALQLQALATLSTIAPLMLDDYISCQGNACLLLLLDWCVGQDAFFGQGHSFHGTGGRGSKKAHMRHCIRVLRSVTSVGEEIINQDLCDQGTINQLLGILIQMEKGPDEDDVVTLEIKSDIQLILSALCETDMHRKELFGSEGVEMAIHFLRKGSDRFYSGLGHNKLILSTVDCVWACIVGCYTTEDYFLAKEGAFLLLNLLTSSPRCVHSIVLATLLELCDNPNTLSHILSWRDDAGQTAPRVLLQLWREEEENLGVGRNQHGGIADPQRPLISHHQQEHSQLSFPANTPSPAVLEISENLRSKIYSIFCKLGFQDLPGLSTKDYVTLSIVRRYLDFKVCEVWEEIRRELSLDGVRPVSPDGEALSSICKIAEDTARRVTAEQFSILEQQKKEDIIEEKLMYTEIKSHWKQRELTAKSWESYVSKTSNYEIMKEVKAQREKNIESSRTKSKDAALRPKEHFIGHVMSVENTDAQGPAGVKLALVRAPIKPTGQEEVAPTTQDPEYFSTVSVRDSTDTLV; this comes from the exons ATGGTGCCTAGTGCTTTGATGGAAATAGATTTGCAACGTAAGCACAGAGTCAAACATTGTCCCCAAGGCACTAATTTACCACGACATCGCTGTATCTGTCAGCATTTTAACTGTTCAGAAAAAACCTCAGTTATCTTGATGATGCTTTGCTCCATCACTTCCCCTACTTCCCTGGGATTTATCTATGAGCGAACACTTTGTTTAAACTTCTTAAACTATTTCAAGTTGCTGAAAGATCTGAAAGGCCTAGCCAAAATACTCAACATCTGTGCTGACAAAGGAAAAGATCACCCTGAATATGTGTCCATTTTGTGTGAGGCACTACAAATTTGTag GCTTCCCTTCCTGAAGGAGAAAACATCGGATGAGCTGAACTATGCTCGAGATGTCATAGAATTTCTTTCTCACATGG GGTGTCTCATGAGGGTTCCAGACGCTGAAGTGAGACAGCAGATAGTTGAATGTGTGAAATCATTTTACAACTCTGTGGTTCCACAACAGCTGATAGAAG GTCTCCAGGCGACGTCTCCAGGCtacaggctgcagctgctggagcaAAGTGACCTGGCTCAGACGCTGCTCCTCTCCATGGGTGCCCTGGAGAACCAGCCAGCTGTCAAGCTGCAGCTCCTGCAGACACTTCAGATCCTCTCCAGCTACTCTG AAATGAACTGCGCTTTAATCCTGAATGCACGAGGAGCAGAGACGATCTGTCTTCACATGAACGAACCAGACCCATCTGGCCAGTTCCTGTTCCGCTCCTCTGAAATCCTCTGGAACCTGCTGGAGAAAGGCAGCAAGGAGGAGGTCACTGCTCAGCTCAGCAGCATCgattgtgttgt ATCTCTGAAAGAAGCATTTTTTTACCAGCTGTTAAAAGGTTTCGGACATTCTGACCTCCAACTCAGAAATGATCTGCTTGTGATCACAACACTCATTGCTGAAAATCCTAACTCTCTGCTCATT GAGAGCTTGTTTGCCAAGCAGCTCATGAGTTTCATCACATTTCCAGAGT TGAGAAATCACAACCCTCTGGTCCGCAATCTCAAGCTGAGCTACAACAACGAAGATTTGAAAATGAAGAAGTTGCTGTTGAATCTGTTGGTTTTAATGTCCAGGGATTTTGCTGCCCTGCAG CTTTATAAAGAAGAACAAGTTATGCTGGCCCTGCTGACACTCGTGAAGCCCCCTGCTGCCTTACCTCAGCGCCGGTCAGGTGCACGTCACTGGTCCTCCATCCAGCAGGAAGCGCTGCAGCTTCAGGCACTGGCCACCCTCTCCACCATCGCTCCACTCATGTTGGATGACTACATATCATGTCAGGGAAATGCATGTCTGCTGCTCTTGCTGGACTGGTGCGTTGGGCAAG ATGCTTTCTTTGGCCAGGGTCACAGTTTCCATGGCACTGGAGGAAGAGGCAGCAAGAAAGCTCACATGCGCCACTGCATCAGAGTACTCAGGTCTGTGACATCTGTAGGTGAAGAAATAATCAACCAGGACCTTTGTGATCAAGGAACCATCAACCAGCTTCTGG ggATTTTGATACAGATGGAAAAAGGTCCTGATGAAGATGATGTAGTTACTTTGGAGATAAAGTCAGATATTCAACTGATCCTTTCAGCACTGTGTGAGACTGACATGCACAGAAAG GAGCTGTTTGGGTCAGAGGGAGTTGAGATGGCCATTCACTTCCTCAGAAAAGGCTCTGACAGGTTCTACAGTGGCCTGGGACACAACAAGCTCATCCTCTCCACAGTTGACTGTGTCTG GGCTTGTATTGTGGGCTGCTACACTACAGAAGATTACTTTTTGGCCAAAGAGGGAGCATTTCTTCTGCTTAACTTACTGACT TCAAGCCCCAGATGTGTGCACAGCATTGTCCTTGCCACTCTGCTGGAATTATGTGACAACCCAAACACTCTGTCTCACATCCTGAGCTGGAGGGATGATGCTGGCCAGACAGCTCCCAGagtcctgctgcagctgtggagagaggaggaggaaaaccTGGGAGTCGGCCGCAACCAGCACGGAGGGATTGCAG ATCCCCAGAGGCCCCTAATCAGTCATCACCAGCAGGAGCACAGTCAGCTGTCATTTCCTGCCAACACACCAAGTCCAGCAGTGCTGGAGATCTCAGAGAACCTACGGTCAAAGATTTACTCCATCTTCTGCAAGCTTG GTTTTCAGGACCTTCCTGGATTGTCAACAAAAGATTATGTGACTTTGAGCATTGTAAGGAGGTACCTGGACTTCAAG GTCTGTGAGGTATGGGAAGAGATCAGAAGGGAATTGAGTCTGGATGGTGTGAGGCCCGTCAGTCCTGATGGGGAGGCTCTGAGCAGCATCTGTAAGATTGCAGAGGACACTGCGAGGAGGGTCACAGCAGAACAGTTCAGCATCCTGGAGCAACAGAAGAAGGAGGACATCATTGAAGAGAAGCTCATGTATACAGAG ATAAAATCTCACTGGAAGCAACGGGAGCTCACAGCAAAGTCATGGGAAAGTTACGTTTCCAAGACTTCAAATTATGAAATCATGAAG GAAGTAAAagcacagagggagaaaaacatTGAATCATCCAGAACCAAATCAAAAGATGCTGCACTCCGTCCTAAAGAG CATTTCATTGGACATGTCATGTCTGTAGAGAACACCGATGCTCAGGGTCCTGCAGGAGTGAAGCTGGCACTGGTCCGAGCTCCGATCAAGCCTACAGGTCAGGAGGAAGTGGCACCAACAACACAAGACCCAGAATATTTTAGCACCGTGTCTGTCAGAGACTCCACAGATACACTGGTTTAA
- the cfap69 gene encoding cilia- and flagella-associated protein 69 isoform X3 translates to MVPSALMEIDLQRKHRVKHCPQGTNLPRHRCICQHFNCSEKTSVILMMLCSITSPTSLGFIYERTLCLNFLNYFKLLKDLKGLAKILNICADKGKDHPEYVSILCEALQICRLPFLKEKTSDELNYARDVIEFLSHMGCLMRVPDAEVRQQIVECVKSFYNSVVPQQLIEGLQATSPGYRLQLLEQSDLAQTLLLSMGALENQPAVKLQLLQTLQILSSYSEMNCALILNARGAETICLHMNEPDPSGQFLFRSSEILWNLLEKGSKEEVTAQLSSIDCVVSLKEAFFYQLLKGFGHSDLQLRNDLLVITTLIAENPNSLLIESLFAKQLMSFITFPELRNHNPLVRNLKLSYNNEDLKMKKLLLNLLVLMSRDFAALQLYKEEQVMLALLTLVKPPAALPQRRSGARHWSSIQQEALQLQALATLSTIAPLMLDDYISCQGNACLLLLLDWCVGQDAFFGQGHSFHGTGGRGSKKAHMRHCIRVLRSVTSVGEEIINQDLCDQGTINQLLGILIQMEKGPDEDDVVTLEIKSDIQLILSALCETDMHRKELFGSEGVEMAIHFLRKGSDRFYSGLGHNKLILSTVDCVWACIVGCYTTEDYFLAKEGAFLLLNLLTSSPRCVHSIVLATLLELCDNPNTLSHILSWRDDAGQTAPRVLLQLWREEEENLGVGRNQHGGIADPQRPLISHHQQEHSQLSFPANTPSPAVLEISENLRSKIYSIFCKLGFQDLPGLSTKDYVTLSIVRRYLDFKVCEVWEEIRRELSLDGVRPVSPDGEALSSICKIAEDTARRVTAEQFSILEQQKKEDIIEEKLMYTEIKSHWKQRELTAKSWEIKAQREKNIESSRTKSKDAALRPKEHFIGHVMSVENTDAQGPAGVKLALVRAPIKPTGQEEVAPTTQDPEYFSTVSVRDSTDTLV, encoded by the exons ATGGTGCCTAGTGCTTTGATGGAAATAGATTTGCAACGTAAGCACAGAGTCAAACATTGTCCCCAAGGCACTAATTTACCACGACATCGCTGTATCTGTCAGCATTTTAACTGTTCAGAAAAAACCTCAGTTATCTTGATGATGCTTTGCTCCATCACTTCCCCTACTTCCCTGGGATTTATCTATGAGCGAACACTTTGTTTAAACTTCTTAAACTATTTCAAGTTGCTGAAAGATCTGAAAGGCCTAGCCAAAATACTCAACATCTGTGCTGACAAAGGAAAAGATCACCCTGAATATGTGTCCATTTTGTGTGAGGCACTACAAATTTGTag GCTTCCCTTCCTGAAGGAGAAAACATCGGATGAGCTGAACTATGCTCGAGATGTCATAGAATTTCTTTCTCACATGG GGTGTCTCATGAGGGTTCCAGACGCTGAAGTGAGACAGCAGATAGTTGAATGTGTGAAATCATTTTACAACTCTGTGGTTCCACAACAGCTGATAGAAG GTCTCCAGGCGACGTCTCCAGGCtacaggctgcagctgctggagcaAAGTGACCTGGCTCAGACGCTGCTCCTCTCCATGGGTGCCCTGGAGAACCAGCCAGCTGTCAAGCTGCAGCTCCTGCAGACACTTCAGATCCTCTCCAGCTACTCTG AAATGAACTGCGCTTTAATCCTGAATGCACGAGGAGCAGAGACGATCTGTCTTCACATGAACGAACCAGACCCATCTGGCCAGTTCCTGTTCCGCTCCTCTGAAATCCTCTGGAACCTGCTGGAGAAAGGCAGCAAGGAGGAGGTCACTGCTCAGCTCAGCAGCATCgattgtgttgt ATCTCTGAAAGAAGCATTTTTTTACCAGCTGTTAAAAGGTTTCGGACATTCTGACCTCCAACTCAGAAATGATCTGCTTGTGATCACAACACTCATTGCTGAAAATCCTAACTCTCTGCTCATT GAGAGCTTGTTTGCCAAGCAGCTCATGAGTTTCATCACATTTCCAGAGT TGAGAAATCACAACCCTCTGGTCCGCAATCTCAAGCTGAGCTACAACAACGAAGATTTGAAAATGAAGAAGTTGCTGTTGAATCTGTTGGTTTTAATGTCCAGGGATTTTGCTGCCCTGCAG CTTTATAAAGAAGAACAAGTTATGCTGGCCCTGCTGACACTCGTGAAGCCCCCTGCTGCCTTACCTCAGCGCCGGTCAGGTGCACGTCACTGGTCCTCCATCCAGCAGGAAGCGCTGCAGCTTCAGGCACTGGCCACCCTCTCCACCATCGCTCCACTCATGTTGGATGACTACATATCATGTCAGGGAAATGCATGTCTGCTGCTCTTGCTGGACTGGTGCGTTGGGCAAG ATGCTTTCTTTGGCCAGGGTCACAGTTTCCATGGCACTGGAGGAAGAGGCAGCAAGAAAGCTCACATGCGCCACTGCATCAGAGTACTCAGGTCTGTGACATCTGTAGGTGAAGAAATAATCAACCAGGACCTTTGTGATCAAGGAACCATCAACCAGCTTCTGG ggATTTTGATACAGATGGAAAAAGGTCCTGATGAAGATGATGTAGTTACTTTGGAGATAAAGTCAGATATTCAACTGATCCTTTCAGCACTGTGTGAGACTGACATGCACAGAAAG GAGCTGTTTGGGTCAGAGGGAGTTGAGATGGCCATTCACTTCCTCAGAAAAGGCTCTGACAGGTTCTACAGTGGCCTGGGACACAACAAGCTCATCCTCTCCACAGTTGACTGTGTCTG GGCTTGTATTGTGGGCTGCTACACTACAGAAGATTACTTTTTGGCCAAAGAGGGAGCATTTCTTCTGCTTAACTTACTGACT TCAAGCCCCAGATGTGTGCACAGCATTGTCCTTGCCACTCTGCTGGAATTATGTGACAACCCAAACACTCTGTCTCACATCCTGAGCTGGAGGGATGATGCTGGCCAGACAGCTCCCAGagtcctgctgcagctgtggagagaggaggaggaaaaccTGGGAGTCGGCCGCAACCAGCACGGAGGGATTGCAG ATCCCCAGAGGCCCCTAATCAGTCATCACCAGCAGGAGCACAGTCAGCTGTCATTTCCTGCCAACACACCAAGTCCAGCAGTGCTGGAGATCTCAGAGAACCTACGGTCAAAGATTTACTCCATCTTCTGCAAGCTTG GTTTTCAGGACCTTCCTGGATTGTCAACAAAAGATTATGTGACTTTGAGCATTGTAAGGAGGTACCTGGACTTCAAG GTCTGTGAGGTATGGGAAGAGATCAGAAGGGAATTGAGTCTGGATGGTGTGAGGCCCGTCAGTCCTGATGGGGAGGCTCTGAGCAGCATCTGTAAGATTGCAGAGGACACTGCGAGGAGGGTCACAGCAGAACAGTTCAGCATCCTGGAGCAACAGAAGAAGGAGGACATCATTGAAGAGAAGCTCATGTATACAGAG ATAAAATCTCACTGGAAGCAACGGGAGCTCACAGCAAAGTCATGGGAAA TAAAagcacagagggagaaaaacatTGAATCATCCAGAACCAAATCAAAAGATGCTGCACTCCGTCCTAAAGAG CATTTCATTGGACATGTCATGTCTGTAGAGAACACCGATGCTCAGGGTCCTGCAGGAGTGAAGCTGGCACTGGTCCGAGCTCCGATCAAGCCTACAGGTCAGGAGGAAGTGGCACCAACAACACAAGACCCAGAATATTTTAGCACCGTGTCTGTCAGAGACTCCACAGATACACTGGTTTAA